Proteins encoded by one window of Methanothermobacter sp. K4:
- the thiI gene encoding tRNA uracil 4-sulfurtransferase ThiI: MLEYDVVLVRYGEVAIKGPAVRRRFERKLLNNIRAAFTCRAEIRHGRIFVFPDNMDEALDKLSRIFGVVSFSPAVTVETDFDVIEGALREYIGELKLEGLITGRTPFAIRCRRVGQHDFTSQEMAAFAGSVVVREIGAPVDLGNPDLEIHLEIRENRTYIYHRVIQGPGGLPAGTQGKVVALLSGGIDSPVATYLLMKRGCQVVAVHTDNSPFTAPESLDKVEKIASKLAEYSAGVEFKLRIFRYGSYLEKCRREAPENMTCVLCKAGMYRLAEMVAEEEGALAIVDGSSLGQVASQTLPNILATRMAVRMPVLSPLIGMDKVEIEALAKRIGTYDISVIPDGGCSAVPSHPSTAADPSSIRELSEKIRVEDEIERIFRSASETESRE; the protein is encoded by the coding sequence ATTCTTGAATATGATGTTGTACTTGTAAGGTATGGTGAAGTTGCAATTAAGGGCCCAGCTGTTAGAAGGAGGTTCGAAAGGAAACTCCTCAATAATATAAGGGCTGCTTTCACCTGCAGAGCGGAAATCAGGCATGGAAGAATATTCGTATTTCCTGATAACATGGATGAGGCCCTTGATAAACTTTCAAGGATCTTTGGGGTGGTATCCTTTTCACCAGCTGTGACGGTGGAAACCGATTTTGATGTTATAGAGGGGGCACTCAGGGAATACATAGGTGAACTGAAACTGGAGGGCCTCATCACAGGAAGGACACCATTCGCAATAAGATGCAGAAGGGTGGGGCAGCATGACTTCACAAGCCAGGAGATGGCAGCCTTCGCAGGTTCAGTTGTGGTGAGGGAGATAGGGGCCCCTGTGGACCTTGGAAACCCTGACCTTGAGATCCACCTTGAAATAAGGGAAAACAGGACATACATCTACCACAGGGTCATCCAGGGTCCGGGCGGCCTGCCTGCAGGCACCCAGGGCAAGGTTGTTGCACTTTTATCTGGGGGAATAGACTCACCTGTTGCCACCTATCTCCTCATGAAAAGGGGATGCCAGGTCGTGGCGGTCCACACCGATAATTCACCATTCACAGCTCCCGAGTCCCTTGATAAAGTTGAGAAAATCGCTTCAAAACTTGCGGAGTATTCTGCGGGAGTCGAATTCAAACTCAGAATCTTCAGGTATGGAAGTTACCTTGAAAAATGCAGGAGAGAAGCCCCTGAGAATATGACATGCGTCCTCTGCAAGGCTGGGATGTACCGCCTCGCCGAGATGGTTGCAGAGGAGGAGGGGGCACTTGCAATAGTGGATGGGAGCAGCCTAGGGCAGGTGGCATCCCAGACCCTTCCAAACATCCTCGCCACAAGGATGGCTGTGAGGATGCCTGTCCTCAGTCCCCTCATAGGCATGGACAAGGTGGAGATAGAGGCCCTTGCAAAGAGGATAGGCACCTACGACATCTCGGTGATACCGGATGGTGGATGCAGTGCTGTACCCAGCCATCCCTCAACAGCAGCAGATCCATCATCCATCAGGGAACTCTCAGAAAAAA